One genomic segment of bacterium includes these proteins:
- a CDS encoding LysM peptidoglycan-binding domain-containing protein, with product MKRIIALFAVLMLLTPALRAEQKKLTEKEALQMLEECRAKVANLNQEISDLEAKYNALINEESDLDAKIAAIQNEIAELKAEIAKYPLEYTVQKGDYLSKIAAQRYIYNNWKAWPRIYRANRDLIKDPNLIYPGWVLKIPHGIVTEIEVIPGDCLWKIAGFTWIYNNPRLWTNIYEANKDQIKDPNLIYPKQVLKIPR from the coding sequence ATGAAGAGGATAATTGCATTATTTGCTGTTTTGATGCTTTTAACACCTGCCCTTAGGGCTGAGCAGAAAAAGCTTACAGAAAAAGAAGCCCTTCAGATGTTGGAAGAATGCAGAGCAAAAGTTGCAAACTTGAATCAGGAGATTTCTGATCTTGAAGCAAAATACAATGCATTGATTAATGAAGAATCTGACCTTGATGCTAAGATTGCTGCGATTCAGAATGAAATTGCTGAACTGAAAGCTGAAATTGCAAAATATCCATTAGAATATACAGTTCAGAAGGGCGATTATCTAAGCAAGATCGCTGCCCAAAGGTATATTTACAATAATTGGAAAGCATGGCCGAGAATTTACAGAGCCAATAGAGACCTTATAAAGGATCCTAACCTTATCTATCCAGGCTGGGTGTTGAAGATACCCCATGGTATTGTCACAGAGATCGAGGTAATACCCGGTGATTGCCTGTGGAAAATAGCTGGATTCACATGGATTTACAATAATCCAAGACTCTGGACGAACATTTACGAAGCCAATAAAGATCAGATAAAGGATCCTAACCTTATCTACCCGAAACAAGTATTAAAGATACCAAGATAA
- a CDS encoding cupin domain-containing protein, whose protein sequence is MMKEKVVHFSEVQESPVEMEGAKNVFIRWLVAEKDGAPNFYLRMFRVEKGGYTPYHSHPYEHEVYVLSGSGVVKIGDKEYPLAPGVVAFVPPDVNHQFINKSDVELVFLCIIPKAK, encoded by the coding sequence ATGATGAAGGAGAAGGTAGTTCATTTTAGTGAAGTGCAGGAAAGCCCGGTAGAGATGGAGGGGGCAAAGAATGTCTTTATAAGGTGGCTTGTAGCCGAAAAGGATGGAGCACCGAATTTTTACCTTAGAATGTTTCGGGTTGAAAAGGGGGGATATACTCCCTATCATAGCCACCCTTACGAACATGAGGTCTATGTTCTAAGTGGTAGCGGTGTTGTAAAAATTGGGGATAAAGAGTATCCCCTTGCTCCAGGGGTGGTTGCCTTTGTTCCACCCGATGTGAATCACCAGTTTATAAACAAAAGCGATGTAGAACTTGTTTTTCTCTGCATAATACCGAAGGCAAAGTAA
- the pssA gene encoding CDP-diacylglycerol--serine O-phosphatidyltransferase encodes MNIPTLFTFLNLFSGFMAIIAISEMKMESALWFIVFSAIFDFIDGKMARLFKTNSKLGPQVDSLADAVSFGVAPSFFIYSFVVFPLGKFTPFSLLPFVYLSAVVMRLARFNVIGEDSQKEFYYGLSSPISALFLISFISSLHRFFPSFLFEKEVTAGMVLILSLLMLSKIEFPVFKKTKKAEKIQIVFFITGLLLLVYFKYLFLFVAILFYIIGGIIRYLLTREDDE; translated from the coding sequence ATGAACATACCTACTTTATTTACCTTCCTAAACCTTTTTTCTGGTTTTATGGCAATCATCGCCATATCTGAAATGAAAATGGAGTCCGCTCTCTGGTTCATTGTATTTTCGGCCATCTTTGACTTTATAGATGGTAAAATGGCACGACTTTTTAAAACTAACTCAAAGTTGGGGCCACAGGTTGACTCACTGGCCGACGCAGTTTCTTTTGGAGTCGCTCCTTCTTTTTTTATATACAGTTTTGTTGTGTTCCCCCTTGGAAAATTCACCCCCTTTTCTCTTCTACCTTTTGTTTACCTTTCAGCAGTTGTAATGCGGCTTGCCCGCTTTAACGTCATCGGAGAAGATTCTCAAAAGGAATTCTACTACGGGCTCTCATCACCCATATCGGCCCTTTTCTTAATTTCCTTTATTTCTTCCCTTCACAGATTCTTCCCATCTTTTCTGTTCGAAAAAGAGGTAACGGCGGGTATGGTTCTCATCCTAAGCCTCTTGATGCTCAGCAAGATAGAATTTCCTGTGTTCAAGAAGACTAAAAAAGCTGAAAAAATACAAATCGTCTTCTTTATCACAGGGCTCCTGCTATTGGTTTACTTCAAATACCTTTTCCTATTTGTGGCCATCTTGTTTTACATAATTGGTGGAATAATTCGTTATCTTTTAACAAGAGAAGACGATGAGTGA
- a CDS encoding glycosyltransferase family 2 protein: MSELDLTCVILTLNEEENIKRAIESVKDLSKKILVIDSGSKDKTVEIAKNLGAECIFKEFVNYAEQRNYALNLVKTEWVLFLDADEVISEELKKEIIKKLKENPDVDGFLIPRKNWYLGNFLKCWSPDRLLRLFRKDKGKWKGEVHEKVEIKGKIGILKNPILHYPFKDLYHQYSKNLRYAKMLGEEKFKKGEKATLFDLTIRPFLNFLKHYLLKGCIFEGKRGLIFSLFYLQYTFQKYSILFEKQVHLKGK; this comes from the coding sequence ATGAGTGAACTGGATTTAACCTGTGTCATACTCACATTAAATGAAGAAGAAAACATAAAAAGAGCAATAGAAAGTGTAAAAGATCTTTCAAAGAAAATTCTGGTTATTGACTCAGGCAGTAAAGACAAAACTGTGGAAATTGCGAAAAACCTGGGAGCCGAATGCATCTTTAAGGAGTTTGTTAATTACGCAGAACAGAGAAACTACGCACTAAATCTTGTCAAGACGGAATGGGTTCTTTTCCTCGATGCAGACGAAGTTATTTCTGAAGAGCTTAAAAAAGAAATCATAAAAAAGCTTAAGGAGAATCCTGATGTAGATGGATTTCTCATCCCCAGAAAAAACTGGTATCTCGGTAACTTCCTCAAATGCTGGAGCCCCGACAGGCTCTTGAGATTATTTAGAAAAGATAAAGGAAAATGGAAAGGAGAAGTTCATGAGAAAGTAGAAATTAAAGGGAAAATAGGAATCTTGAAGAACCCGATCCTTCACTACCCTTTCAAAGACCTGTATCACCAATACTCAAAAAATTTAAGATATGCAAAAATGCTCGGCGAGGAAAAGTTCAAAAAAGGGGAAAAAGCAACCCTTTTTGACCTTACGATAAGGCCATTCCTAAACTTTCTAAAACACTATCTTTTGAAAGGGTGTATCTTTGAGGGAAAACGAGGCCTTATTTTTTCGTTATTTTATCTTCAATACACTTTCCAAAAATATTCAATATTATTCGAAAAACAAGTTCATCTTAAAGGAAAATAG
- a CDS encoding PhoH family protein encodes MEKVEKIIFIGDVNPVEFLGVNDSNIKFLKSRTSTEIVVRGDELRLRGSPEEVELLTQVIHILKEEIKKRHKIEEGEIREIMKWELEHAKSRDDDSKSFLITPKKRIELRTPNQKEYIRLIDENDIVVAIGPAGTGKTFLAVAAAINYLRKNLVEKIILTRPAVEAGESLGFLPGDFQEKINPYLTPLYDALYALLPAETIKRYIDTRVIEIAPLAYMRGRTFSDAFVILDEAQNTKAVQMKMFLTRLGPRSKLVLTGDITQIDLPGHETSGLVEIQSVLKGINGIAFIYFTSEDVIRHGLVKEIVEAYEKFENKTTVKKEKGKEG; translated from the coding sequence ATGGAAAAGGTTGAAAAAATTATTTTTATAGGTGACGTTAACCCTGTTGAGTTTTTAGGGGTTAACGATTCTAACATCAAATTCCTGAAAAGTAGGACTTCAACAGAAATAGTTGTTCGTGGTGACGAGCTGAGGTTAAGGGGATCGCCCGAAGAAGTAGAACTTTTAACACAGGTAATACACATATTGAAAGAAGAAATAAAAAAAAGGCATAAGATTGAAGAAGGTGAAATTAGAGAGATTATGAAGTGGGAGCTGGAACATGCGAAAAGCAGAGACGATGATTCCAAAAGTTTTCTGATTACGCCCAAGAAAAGGATAGAGCTTAGAACCCCAAACCAAAAGGAATATATTCGATTGATTGACGAGAACGACATTGTTGTTGCGATTGGCCCTGCTGGAACCGGTAAAACTTTTCTTGCAGTGGCAGCAGCAATAAACTACCTTAGAAAAAATCTTGTTGAAAAAATTATATTAACAAGGCCTGCAGTAGAGGCTGGGGAGTCCCTTGGTTTTCTGCCTGGTGACTTTCAGGAAAAAATAAATCCTTATTTAACTCCACTCTATGATGCTTTATACGCGCTTTTACCTGCTGAGACCATCAAAAGATATATAGATACCCGTGTCATCGAAATCGCGCCCCTCGCTTATATGAGGGGTAGAACTTTTTCTGATGCCTTCGTTATCCTTGATGAGGCTCAGAACACCAAGGCGGTACAGATGAAAATGTTCCTAACAAGACTCGGGCCTCGTTCCAAACTGGTTTTAACCGGTGATATTACTCAAATTGACTTGCCTGGGCATGAAACTTCGGGGCTTGTAGAGATCCAGTCGGTTTTGAAAGGGATAAATGGCATTGCCTTTATTTATTTCACTTCAGAGGACGTTATTCGCCATGGGCTTGTAAAAGAAATTGTGGAAGCTTATGAAAAATTTGAAAATAAGACGACTGTCAAGAAAGAAAAGGGAAAAGAAGGTTAA
- a CDS encoding phosphatidylserine decarboxylase — MIAREGLKIILVLSSLTFLCLFLRNYFILAIFAFLLLFTLFFLRDPKRDIKSEEDKIVSPADGKIIEINHENGKAIISIFMSITDVHVNRVPLSGKVISIRRSGRKFMRAFLKEADFHNVQCETIILSPVIGEYSVIQISGIIARRIVNNLKAGMEVKTGQRMGIILYGSKVKVILPEDKVEVFVKEGERVKAGITYIAGIK; from the coding sequence GTGATCGCAAGAGAAGGATTAAAAATAATTTTAGTTCTTAGTTCTCTAACCTTTTTGTGTCTTTTTTTAAGAAATTACTTTATTTTGGCGATCTTCGCTTTTTTACTTCTCTTTACCCTATTCTTTCTTCGCGACCCCAAAAGAGACATTAAAAGTGAAGAAGACAAGATAGTTTCGCCTGCCGATGGGAAGATTATTGAAATTAACCACGAAAATGGAAAGGCTATAATCTCCATATTTATGTCCATAACCGATGTCCACGTTAACCGTGTTCCACTCTCGGGCAAAGTCATCTCCATTAGAAGAAGTGGCAGGAAATTCATGCGAGCTTTCCTAAAAGAGGCAGACTTCCATAATGTACAATGTGAAACAATCATCCTATCGCCAGTCATTGGGGAATACAGCGTTATACAAATTTCAGGTATCATAGCAAGGCGCATTGTCAACAACTTAAAAGCAGGGATGGAAGTAAAAACGGGGCAAAGAATGGGCATAATTCTTTACGGTTCTAAAGTTAAAGTAATTTTGCCCGAGGATAAGGTAGAAGTCTTCGTCAAAGAAGGAGAAAGGGTAAAAGCAGGCATTACCTACATCGCGGGGATAAAGTAA